In Anaerostipes hadrus ATCC 29173 = JCM 17467, a single genomic region encodes these proteins:
- a CDS encoding sensor histidine kinase codes for MEQNEKGLMQWEKDFLISITILIIATIIAHIFFYQTAHNINVPMIYTLATFFISRYTKGYGWGIVSSLLSVIFINWRFTFPYFKINFMIDGYPMTFLGILVIAIITNMTTTSLNREKEAAVKREKELAKLNEYNKQINELQIEKEKEKMRSNLLRAISHDLRTPLTGMIGASSTYLEAKDQLDEDAKDQLVMGIKEDANWLLNMVENLLSITRIQSNGSDTQPHVKKVPEPLEEVVAEAIQRYQKRYPDSELKVKIPEDFLMVPMDPTLIEQVIMNLLENAWVHSGSDAPIELDIKEEDNKVVFYIRDHGNGIAPERLDQLFDGCAGALDHESRKGMGIGLSICKSIVMAHQGDVYARNYEDGAEFSFSLPMDEKELTEEKEL; via the coding sequence ATGGAGCAGAATGAAAAAGGTTTGATGCAGTGGGAGAAGGATTTTTTGATCTCGATCACGATCCTGATCATTGCGACCATCATTGCGCATATTTTTTTCTATCAGACAGCTCACAACATTAATGTGCCAATGATTTATACATTGGCAACTTTTTTTATCTCAAGATATACAAAAGGATATGGATGGGGAATTGTTTCTTCACTGTTAAGCGTTATTTTTATTAATTGGAGATTTACGTTTCCATACTTTAAGATTAATTTCATGATTGACGGATATCCGATGACATTTCTTGGAATTTTAGTGATCGCAATCATCACGAATATGACAACAACAAGCTTAAACCGAGAGAAAGAAGCAGCTGTCAAGAGAGAGAAAGAACTTGCAAAATTAAATGAATATAACAAGCAGATCAATGAGCTTCAGATTGAGAAAGAAAAGGAGAAGATGCGCTCAAATTTATTAAGAGCGATCTCACATGATCTTAGGACTCCGCTGACTGGAATGATCGGGGCAAGTTCGACATATTTAGAAGCTAAAGACCAGCTGGATGAAGATGCAAAAGATCAGCTTGTCATGGGAATCAAAGAAGATGCAAACTGGTTGTTAAACATGGTGGAAAACCTGCTTAGTATCACGAGGATCCAGAGCAATGGAAGTGACACACAGCCACATGTAAAGAAAGTACCGGAACCTCTCGAAGAAGTTGTAGCAGAAGCGATCCAGCGTTATCAGAAGCGATATCCAGACAGTGAATTAAAGGTAAAGATTCCAGAAGATTTTTTAATGGTTCCAATGGATCCGACTTTGATCGAGCAGGTAATTATGAACCTTTTGGAAAATGCATGGGTACATTCCGGAAGTGATGCACCTATTGAACTTGATATCAAAGAAGAAGATAACAAAGTTGTATTCTATATCCGTGATCACGGAAATGGTATCGCACCAGAGCGCTTGGACCAGTTGTTTGACGGCTGTGCAGGTGCATTAGACCATGAAAGCCGTAAGGGCATGGGTATCGGATTAAGTATCTGTAAATCAATCGTTATGGCACATCAAGGTGATGTCTATGCAAGAAACTATGAGGATGGAGCAGAGTTTAGTTTTAGTCTGCCAATGGATGAAAAAGAATTGACGGAGGAAAAGGAACTATGA
- a CDS encoding response regulator, whose protein sequence is MTEIKFNVLIAEDEENIGNFISAILKTNGYKPIIATTGNQAIQCAESYCPDVILLDLGLPDMDGIDVISEIRKWAVTPIIVISARNRESEKVKALDAGADDYITKPFGNQELLARIRTALRHRRQPMGAETKTPMYHAGQLKIDFDKRRVFLGEEEIRLTQIEYKLVSLLAENAGKVITYESIIKDIWGPHADTNNRILRVNMANIRRKIEKNPAVPKYVFTEVGVGYRMLENELNS, encoded by the coding sequence ATGACAGAGATAAAATTTAATGTATTGATTGCTGAAGATGAAGAAAACATCGGCAATTTTATATCAGCGATCTTAAAAACCAATGGCTACAAACCAATCATAGCAACTACAGGAAATCAGGCAATCCAGTGTGCGGAATCATACTGTCCGGATGTAATCTTATTAGACCTTGGACTACCGGATATGGATGGAATCGATGTGATCTCCGAGATCAGAAAATGGGCAGTTACTCCGATCATCGTGATTTCTGCAAGGAACAGAGAATCAGAGAAAGTAAAAGCCCTGGATGCCGGAGCAGATGACTATATCACCAAACCATTTGGCAATCAGGAACTGCTTGCTAGAATCCGTACTGCCCTAAGACATAGAAGACAGCCAATGGGAGCAGAGACGAAGACACCAATGTATCATGCAGGTCAGTTAAAGATTGATTTTGATAAGCGAAGAGTCTTTCTTGGAGAAGAAGAAATCCGTCTTACACAGATTGAATATAAACTGGTATCCCTTCTTGCAGAGAATGCAGGAAAGGTTATTACATATGAGTCTATCATCAAAGATATCTGGGGACCTCATGCAGATACGAACAATAGGATTTTGCGAGTAAATATGGCAAATATCCGCCGCAAGATTGAGAAAAATCCAGCAGTTCCAAAGTATGTTTTTACAGAAGTCGGAGTTGGATACCGTATGCTTGAGAACGAATTAAATAGTTAA
- a CDS encoding glycerophosphodiester phosphodiesterase family protein — protein MILLWIPVLIFAYIKMIDPGEKRKHPVLNVKYYAHRGFHGEEGIPENSMAAFKKAKGSGYGIELDVQLTKDGVMVVHHDYDLKRTCGVNKKITDLTYRELCRYRLMGTRERIPRFVEVLREVNGKVPLLVELKMETCNRKLCKKVAKALDQYKGLYCIECFHPYALYWFKKNRPEVIRGQLSEQFLKEKEEGTLTRKIGYFIVKNLLTNFITKPDFIAYHYKYKDCLPLKICRRFYKIPIYGWTFRDKKAYKENEPYFEGFIFEKFVL, from the coding sequence ATGATCCTGTTATGGATACCAGTCTTAATCTTTGCATACATCAAGATGATCGATCCGGGAGAGAAAAGAAAACATCCGGTATTAAATGTAAAATACTATGCACACAGAGGATTTCATGGAGAAGAAGGAATTCCAGAAAATTCCATGGCAGCTTTCAAGAAAGCAAAGGGATCAGGCTATGGAATAGAATTAGATGTTCAGCTGACCAAAGACGGTGTAATGGTAGTTCACCATGACTATGATCTTAAGAGAACATGTGGAGTAAATAAAAAGATCACAGATCTTACTTATCGTGAATTATGCAGATATCGATTGATGGGAACGAGAGAAAGAATTCCAAGGTTTGTGGAAGTTTTAAGAGAAGTTAATGGCAAAGTACCATTATTAGTAGAATTAAAAATGGAAACATGCAACCGTAAATTATGCAAGAAAGTTGCAAAAGCTTTAGATCAATATAAAGGATTATATTGTATAGAATGTTTTCATCCGTACGCTCTGTATTGGTTTAAGAAAAACCGTCCAGAAGTGATCCGTGGGCAGTTAAGTGAGCAGTTTTTGAAAGAAAAAGAAGAAGGGACGCTTACTCGCAAAATCGGTTATTTTATTGTGAAGAATTTATTGACAAATTTTATTACAAAACCAGATTTTATAGCCTATCACTATAAATATAAAGACTGTCTTCCACTCAAGATCTGCCGCAGATTTTACAAGATTCCAATTTACGGATGGACATTTCGCGATAAAAAAGCATATAAAGAGAATGAACCTTACTTTGAAGGATTTATTTTTGAAAAATTTGTGCTATAA
- a CDS encoding CCA tRNA nucleotidyltransferase produces the protein MKIKMPAQAAKVIQTLEQHGFEAYIVGGCVRDSILGRTPGDWDITTSASPQEVKEIFDHTVDTGIEHGTVTVLMNHEPYEVTTYRVDGKYEDHRRPNEVHFTKSLREDLLRRDFTINAMAYNDSEGIIDMYDGMTDLKNQTIRCVGEAKKRFDEDALRILRALRFQAQLGFQIEEKTEEAIKNQAKFLKDISAERIQVELEKLITSAHPEVLVNAYKLGVTKIIFPEFDIMMETPQNNPHHKYNVGIHTIEAMKQIEAEHIYRWTMLLHDVGKPTARVEGPDKDHFKIHPVIGEEMARKILRRLKFDNQTIKQVTTLVRWHDRRFASIEEVNKKTVRRWVSQLTPELFTRLMEVQKADISAQSDYQRDKKEQVLQETKKLFEEIIEEKNCLSIKELKINGKDLMDMGVPQGKEIGQILSWLLDQVLEDPQLNQRETLMQMAEEKRDVK, from the coding sequence ATGAAGATCAAGATGCCCGCACAGGCAGCAAAGGTAATACAGACATTAGAACAACATGGATTTGAGGCATATATCGTTGGGGGCTGCGTCAGAGATTCCATACTAGGAAGAACTCCGGGTGACTGGGATATCACAACATCAGCTTCACCTCAGGAAGTTAAAGAAATCTTCGATCATACGGTAGATACAGGAATCGAACATGGAACAGTCACGGTTCTTATGAATCATGAACCATACGAAGTAACAACCTATCGTGTCGATGGAAAATACGAAGATCATAGACGTCCCAATGAAGTGCATTTTACAAAGTCATTAAGAGAAGATCTGTTACGAAGAGATTTCACGATCAATGCGATGGCATATAATGACAGTGAAGGGATCATTGATATGTATGATGGTATGACAGACCTTAAAAATCAAACGATCCGCTGTGTCGGGGAAGCAAAGAAACGATTTGATGAAGATGCATTGAGAATTTTAAGAGCTCTAAGATTTCAGGCTCAATTAGGATTTCAAATCGAAGAAAAAACCGAAGAAGCAATTAAAAATCAGGCAAAATTTCTAAAAGATATCAGTGCTGAGCGAATTCAGGTAGAGCTTGAAAAACTGATCACATCGGCACATCCAGAAGTATTGGTCAATGCATATAAACTAGGTGTGACGAAGATCATTTTTCCAGAATTTGATATTATGATGGAAACACCGCAGAATAATCCGCATCACAAATACAATGTTGGAATCCATACGATCGAAGCAATGAAACAGATCGAAGCAGAACATATTTACCGGTGGACAATGCTGCTTCATGATGTGGGAAAACCAACAGCGAGAGTTGAAGGTCCAGATAAAGATCATTTTAAAATACATCCAGTGATCGGAGAAGAGATGGCAAGGAAGATTCTCCGAAGATTAAAGTTTGACAACCAGACGATCAAGCAGGTAACAACTCTTGTCAGATGGCATGACCGAAGATTTGCTTCAATAGAAGAAGTCAATAAGAAAACAGTCAGACGATGGGTCAGCCAGTTAACCCCAGAATTGTTTACAAGACTGATGGAGGTTCAGAAAGCAGATATCAGTGCACAAAGTGATTATCAGAGAGATAAGAAAGAACAAGTATTACAAGAAACAAAGAAATTATTCGAAGAAATCATCGAAGAGAAAAACTGCCTTTCCATCAAAGAATTAAAGATCAATGGAAAAGACTTGATGGATATGGGAGTTCCACAGGGAAAAGAAATCGGTCAAATTTTATCTTGGCTGTTAGATCAAGTATTAGAAGATCCACAGTTAAATCAACGTGAAACATTAATGCAGATGGCAGAAGAAAAGAGGGATGTGAAATGA
- the murI gene encoding glutamate racemase yields MNAPIGVFDSGVGGLTVAREIMRQLPEESMIYFGDTARVPYGTKSKDTIVRYSRQIVNFLLSKGVKAVVIACNTASALALADLQELYNVPIIGMVQPGAIAAMNATKNKNIGIIGTNATIKSGQYGQYLRKLDPSVTVVTKACPLFVPLVEEGLIDDRITEDMVSRYLREFKQYDIDSLILGCTHYPLLINPIQRFVGDKVTLVNPAYEVAKTLKQMLAQRDMAASEDHTAKYEYYVSDMADQFLSFADKVLPCRVDQVQPVDIENY; encoded by the coding sequence ATGAATGCACCAATCGGGGTGTTTGATTCTGGAGTTGGCGGGCTCACTGTTGCAAGAGAGATCATGCGCCAGCTCCCGGAAGAAAGTATGATATATTTTGGGGATACTGCACGTGTACCTTATGGAACGAAGTCCAAAGATACGATCGTGCGCTATTCCAGACAGATCGTCAATTTTCTGTTGAGTAAGGGTGTTAAAGCAGTGGTCATCGCCTGTAATACAGCGAGTGCGCTCGCCTTAGCTGATTTACAGGAACTTTATAATGTGCCGATCATCGGTATGGTACAGCCAGGTGCGATCGCAGCAATGAATGCGACGAAGAATAAGAATATCGGGATCATTGGGACAAATGCAACGATCAAGAGTGGACAGTATGGCCAATATTTAAGGAAACTAGATCCATCTGTAACTGTCGTTACAAAAGCATGTCCATTATTTGTTCCGCTAGTAGAAGAAGGACTGATCGATGACCGTATTACAGAAGATATGGTATCCAGATATTTAAGAGAATTTAAGCAGTATGATATTGATTCTTTGATCCTTGGATGCACGCATTATCCATTGTTGATCAATCCGATCCAGCGATTTGTAGGGGATAAGGTCACACTTGTAAACCCTGCCTATGAAGTTGCGAAGACTTTAAAGCAGATGCTCGCACAGAGAGATATGGCGGCATCAGAAGATCATACTGCGAAGTATGAATATTATGTCAGTGATATGGCGGATCAGTTTTTATCATTTGCCGACAAAGTACTTCCATGCCGTGTGGATCAGGTACAGCCGGTAGATATTGAGAATTATTAG
- a CDS encoding P-II family nitrogen regulator, whose protein sequence is MLIKINAIVREEKFEDVKEALNKIGVNGITVSQVMGCGAQKGFTEVIRGTKVDMMMRPKIKFEIVVSSEEWERKTIDAIQKSAFTGEVGDGKIFSYEVRNVVKIRTGERDVDALQD, encoded by the coding sequence ATGTTGATCAAAATTAATGCAATTGTTCGAGAAGAGAAATTCGAAGATGTCAAAGAAGCTTTAAATAAAATCGGAGTTAATGGAATCACAGTATCACAGGTTATGGGATGCGGAGCACAGAAAGGTTTTACAGAAGTTATCCGTGGAACAAAAGTTGATATGATGATGCGTCCAAAGATTAAATTTGAGATCGTCGTATCTTCTGAAGAATGGGAAAGAAAAACGATCGATGCTATTCAGAAATCTGCATTTACAGGAGAAGTTGGTGACGGGAAGATCTTCAGTTACGAAGTAAGGAATGTAGTTAAGATCCGTACCGGAGAACGTGATGTAGATGCATTACAGGATTAG
- a CDS encoding GNAT family N-acetyltransferase yields the protein MKLVTLVSNNVGVDTYLELRKAVNFKPLSRTQARKALDNSLYIVCAYIDAKIVGMGRLVGDGAVICYIQDLMIHPDYQHYGIGSAIIEDLIEYVENLCEEGTEIMLDLMCAIGREPFYHKHEFISRPTDKLGPGMIRYIRK from the coding sequence ATGAAATTAGTAACACTAGTATCAAATAATGTAGGAGTTGATACGTATCTGGAATTAAGAAAAGCGGTCAACTTTAAACCATTATCAAGAACACAGGCGAGGAAAGCCTTAGACAACAGTTTGTATATCGTCTGCGCATACATTGATGCCAAGATCGTTGGAATGGGACGACTTGTAGGTGACGGGGCGGTCATTTGTTACATTCAGGATTTAATGATTCATCCAGATTATCAGCATTATGGAATCGGAAGTGCAATCATAGAAGATCTGATCGAGTATGTAGAGAATCTTTGTGAAGAAGGAACCGAGATCATGCTGGATCTGATGTGTGCGATCGGAAGAGAACCATTTTATCACAAACATGAATTTATTTCTCGTCCAACGGATAAATTAGGGCCTGGAATGATTCGCTACATTAGAAAGTAG
- a CDS encoding ammonium transporter: MNTGDTAFILLCAAFVFIMTPGLAFFYGGMVRRKNVGNTMMQCVFIMGVSVIMWVLVGYALSFGGNHAGIIGGAKWFGFNGVGMKPGPYADTIPNLAFAAFQMMFAMITPALITGSVAGRMKFKALVLFIILWSLIVYYPMAHMVWGEGGFLAEIGSVDFAGGNVVHITSGVSGLVLALTLGKRRGYDQGVYHVHNTPFVFLGAALLWFGWYGFNAGSALAANGLAAHAFMTTSVSAAAALVSWMLIEVFSEGKTTLVGASTGLVIGLVAITPGAGFVPMWAAVICGLLVSPICYFGVKLIKGKLKIDDALDAFGCHGIGGIWGGIATGLFGMTSINGVAKWNGLVFGETRLFVAQIIGILVSIAVAVVGSLICIAIVRIFTPLRVEERAEKVGLDVSEHGENAYPSFNGLD, translated from the coding sequence ATGAACACAGGAGATACAGCATTTATTCTGCTATGTGCAGCATTTGTATTTATTATGACACCAGGTCTTGCATTTTTCTATGGAGGAATGGTACGAAGGAAAAACGTTGGGAACACGATGATGCAGTGTGTATTTATCATGGGAGTTTCCGTGATCATGTGGGTACTTGTTGGATATGCACTATCTTTCGGTGGAAACCATGCAGGGATCATTGGAGGAGCAAAATGGTTTGGTTTTAACGGAGTTGGAATGAAACCAGGACCATACGCAGATACGATTCCAAACCTTGCATTTGCAGCATTTCAGATGATGTTTGCAATGATCACACCAGCACTGATCACAGGATCTGTTGCAGGAAGAATGAAATTTAAAGCATTAGTTCTTTTTATTATCTTATGGTCATTGATCGTGTACTACCCAATGGCACATATGGTATGGGGAGAAGGAGGATTCTTAGCAGAGATCGGGTCTGTCGATTTCGCAGGAGGAAATGTCGTTCATATCACATCAGGGGTCAGCGGTCTGGTATTAGCTTTAACACTTGGAAAACGTCGTGGATATGACCAGGGAGTCTACCACGTACATAATACACCATTTGTATTTTTAGGAGCTGCACTGTTATGGTTTGGATGGTATGGATTTAATGCAGGAAGTGCTCTTGCAGCAAATGGACTTGCAGCACATGCATTTATGACAACATCTGTTTCAGCAGCCGCAGCTCTTGTTTCATGGATGTTGATCGAAGTATTTTCAGAAGGAAAAACAACTTTAGTCGGAGCTTCCACAGGATTAGTTATCGGACTGGTAGCAATCACACCGGGAGCCGGATTTGTTCCAATGTGGGCAGCAGTGATCTGTGGATTATTAGTAAGCCCAATCTGCTATTTCGGTGTAAAACTGATCAAAGGAAAATTAAAGATTGATGATGCATTGGATGCATTTGGATGTCACGGAATCGGTGGTATCTGGGGTGGTATTGCAACAGGATTATTTGGAATGACATCCATCAATGGAGTCGCAAAATGGAATGGATTAGTGTTTGGAGAAACAAGATTGTTTGTAGCACAGATCATAGGGATTCTTGTATCTATCGCAGTTGCAGTAGTCGGAAGCCTGATCTGTATCGCGATTGTCCGTATCTTTACTCCATTAAGAGTTGAAGAAAGAGCTGAGAAAGTCGGATTGGATGTATCAGAACACGGAGAGAATGCTTACCCAAGTTTTAATGGTTTAGATTAA
- a CDS encoding DUF1934 domain-containing protein gives MTKDILINISGLQMDVDPNDPIEMMTTGAYYLRNGKHYILYDELSEDNEIVKNVIKIGPKSVELTRKGGQSSHMVFEEGKENLSYYDTPFGSLLMGVNTSNIDWIEEEEQMHLKVDYDLSMNSDHVSKCKIDVNIRPNGE, from the coding sequence ATGACAAAAGATATATTAATTAATATTTCAGGACTTCAGATGGATGTAGATCCAAATGATCCGATCGAGATGATGACGACAGGTGCCTATTACCTGAGAAATGGAAAACATTATATTTTATACGATGAACTTTCTGAAGACAACGAGATCGTAAAAAATGTCATAAAGATCGGACCAAAGAGTGTGGAACTTACAAGAAAAGGAGGACAGTCTTCTCATATGGTCTTTGAAGAGGGAAAAGAAAACCTCTCTTACTACGATACACCATTTGGAAGTCTTTTGATGGGGGTTAATACAAGCAATATTGACTGGATCGAAGAAGAAGAACAGATGCACCTTAAAGTGGATTATGATCTGAGTATGAACTCTGATCACGTCTCAAAATGTAAGATAGATGTGAATATCCGGCCGAATGGAGAATAA
- a CDS encoding ammonium transporter has product MTKEIMNAVNTQIFGVWFLIGAALVFWMQAGFAMVEAGFTRAKNAGNIIMKNLMDFCIGTCVFILIGFSLLLGEDMIGLIGKPGFDIFTSYANFDWSSFVFNLVFCATTATIVSGAMAERTKFLSYCIYSAVISALIYPIEAHWIWGGGWLSQMGFHDFAGSCAIHMVGGLSALIGAKFLGPRIGKFTKDKDGNITKVNAFPGHNIPLGALGVFILWLGWYGFNGAAATSVEQLGSIFVTTTISPAVATVVCMVFTWVKYGKPDVSMSLNASLAGLVAITAPCDVTDAFGAIVIGAVSGLLVCFGVWLLDYKLRIDDPVGAVAVHFMNGLWGTLATGLFATKTAPGSELNGLFYGGGFGLLKIQIIGIVCVCAWTAVTISLTFTIIKATIGLRVTEEEEIIGLDGPEHGLTSAYAGFSMMDISNTMIMEENANTVLGEEDYERASKVQKAAAVQVSKAPDLVPTGMYKVVIIAKLTRYDKLRKAMNDVGVTGMTVTQVMGCGIQKGAGERYRGAEVDATLLPKVKVEVIVGNIPVENIIEAAKKALYTGHIGDGKIFVYNVDKVIKIRTGEENLAALADVE; this is encoded by the coding sequence ATGACAAAAGAAATTATGAACGCAGTAAATACCCAGATCTTTGGGGTATGGTTCCTGATCGGAGCCGCATTGGTATTCTGGATGCAGGCCGGATTTGCAATGGTTGAAGCCGGATTTACAAGAGCTAAGAATGCCGGAAACATTATCATGAAAAACCTGATGGACTTCTGTATTGGTACTTGTGTATTTATTCTGATCGGTTTCAGTTTATTACTCGGGGAAGATATGATCGGATTGATTGGAAAACCTGGATTTGACATTTTTACATCTTATGCAAATTTTGACTGGTCAAGTTTTGTATTCAACTTAGTATTCTGTGCAACAACAGCAACGATCGTATCCGGAGCCATGGCAGAGAGAACAAAATTCTTATCTTACTGTATTTATTCTGCAGTAATCTCTGCACTGATCTATCCAATTGAAGCACATTGGATCTGGGGTGGTGGATGGTTATCTCAGATGGGATTTCATGATTTCGCAGGATCTTGTGCAATTCATATGGTTGGTGGATTATCCGCACTGATCGGAGCAAAATTCTTAGGACCACGTATTGGTAAATTCACAAAAGATAAAGATGGAAATATCACAAAAGTAAATGCATTCCCAGGACATAATATTCCACTTGGAGCATTAGGAGTATTTATCTTATGGCTTGGCTGGTATGGATTCAACGGTGCAGCAGCAACATCTGTTGAACAGTTAGGATCTATCTTCGTAACAACAACAATTTCACCAGCAGTCGCAACAGTTGTTTGTATGGTATTTACATGGGTAAAATATGGAAAACCTGATGTATCAATGTCATTAAATGCATCTCTTGCAGGACTTGTAGCGATCACAGCACCATGTGATGTCACAGATGCTTTTGGAGCAATTGTGATCGGAGCAGTTTCTGGATTACTTGTTTGTTTTGGAGTATGGTTATTAGATTATAAATTAAGAATTGATGACCCAGTTGGAGCCGTAGCGGTTCATTTTATGAACGGTTTATGGGGAACATTAGCAACAGGATTATTTGCAACAAAAACTGCACCAGGAAGTGAATTAAATGGACTTTTCTATGGTGGTGGATTTGGATTATTAAAGATTCAGATTATCGGTATTGTTTGTGTCTGCGCTTGGACAGCCGTGACGATCAGTTTAACATTTACAATTATCAAAGCAACGATTGGTCTTCGTGTAACAGAAGAAGAAGAGATCATCGGTCTGGATGGACCAGAACATGGTTTAACATCAGCATATGCTGGATTCAGTATGATGGATATTTCTAACACAATGATCATGGAAGAAAATGCAAATACTGTTCTTGGAGAAGAAGATTACGAAAGAGCTTCTAAAGTACAGAAAGCAGCAGCTGTACAGGTCAGCAAAGCTCCAGATCTTGTACCTACAGGAATGTATAAAGTTGTTATTATCGCAAAATTAACAAGATACGACAAGTTAAGAAAAGCAATGAACGATGTTGGTGTAACTGGTATGACAGTCACTCAGGTTATGGGCTGCGGTATCCAGAAAGGTGCCGGAGAACGTTACAGAGGTGCTGAAGTCGATGCAACATTACTTCCAAAAGTTAAAGTTGAAGTTATCGTAGGAAATATCCCAGTAGAAAACATCATTGAAGCTGCGAAGAAAGCTCTTTACACAGGTCATATCGGAGATGGTAAGATCTTTGTATACAACGTAGATAAAGTTATTAAAATCCGTACAGGAGAAGAAAATCTTGCAGCATTAGCAGACGTTGAATAA
- a CDS encoding D-alanine--D-alanine ligase family protein, which yields MKKNVVVIFGGDSSEHDVSCLSATTVIKNMDTEKYNVILVGITKEGKWLLVDSVKDIEDGSWREGEVKAFISPDTTTRSLVILAEGTYKLQKVDVIFPVLHGMNGEDGTVQGLFELSKIPYVGCGVLASAVSMDKVYTKIIVDHIGIDQAKFVHVRESDFEHLEEAMDRVEKEIPYPIFVKPSCAGSSKGVSKAENRKELEAALYEAVKHDRNILCEETIVGREVECAVLGDRTQVKSTCVGEILAAEEAAFYDFDAKYNNAESKTVVDPEMPEESKRKIKEDAEAIFRAVDGFGLSRVDFFLEESGRVVFNEINTLPGFTSISMYPMLWKACGLDIPELLDTLIDQAMTRYR from the coding sequence ATGAAAAAGAATGTAGTAGTGATCTTCGGAGGAGATTCCTCTGAACATGATGTTTCATGTCTGTCAGCAACAACAGTCATCAAAAACATGGACACTGAAAAATATAATGTAATTTTAGTTGGAATCACAAAAGAAGGAAAATGGCTATTAGTAGATAGTGTTAAAGACATCGAAGATGGAAGCTGGAGAGAAGGAGAAGTGAAAGCATTTATTTCTCCTGATACAACAACTCGTTCTTTAGTGATCCTTGCAGAAGGTACATATAAACTTCAGAAAGTTGATGTGATCTTCCCAGTTCTTCATGGTATGAATGGTGAAGATGGAACCGTTCAAGGGTTGTTTGAATTGTCTAAAATTCCATATGTTGGATGTGGTGTATTGGCATCTGCGGTTTCAATGGATAAAGTATACACAAAGATCATCGTAGATCATATTGGAATCGATCAGGCAAAGTTTGTTCATGTCAGAGAAAGCGATTTTGAACATTTAGAAGAAGCAATGGATCGTGTGGAAAAGGAAATTCCATATCCGATCTTCGTAAAACCATCTTGCGCAGGATCTTCTAAGGGAGTTTCCAAAGCAGAGAATAGAAAAGAATTGGAAGCGGCATTATACGAAGCAGTGAAACATGACCGTAATATCCTTTGTGAGGAAACAATTGTCGGAAGAGAAGTGGAATGTGCGGTGTTAGGTGACAGAACACAGGTGAAGAGTACATGTGTTGGAGAGATCCTTGCGGCCGAAGAAGCGGCATTCTATGATTTTGATGCAAAATACAACAATGCAGAGTCTAAAACGGTTGTTGATCCAGAGATGCCAGAAGAATCTAAACGCAAGATCAAAGAAGATGCAGAAGCAATCTTTAGAGCTGTTGACGGATTTGGATTATCAAGGGTTGACTTCTTCTTAGAAGAATCAGGAAGAGTTGTATTTAACGAGATCAACACATTGCCAGGATTCACATCGATCAGTATGTATCCAATGTTATGGAAAGCATGCGGACTTGATATTCCTGAGTTACTTGATACATTGATCGATCAGGCAATGACAAGATATCGTTAG